A single Bacillus sp. HMF5848 DNA region contains:
- a CDS encoding DNA-binding protein has translation MEQITKSTNFKSELKNLILTTLEQVLKEYQPKKSEWMSLKEGASYANVSYNTFIKFREMGLKVCEIDGVKRVSKTEIDNFLNSYSY, from the coding sequence ATGGAACAAATTACAAAGTCTACTAATTTTAAATCGGAGTTAAAAAATCTGATTCTTACAACACTGGAACAAGTTTTGAAAGAATACCAACCGAAAAAGTCTGAATGGATGAGCCTAAAAGAAGGTGCATCTTACGCCAATGTTTCCTACAACACATTCATTAAGTTTCGTGAAATGGGATTAAAGGTTTGTGAAATTGACGGGGTAAAACGAGTTTCAAAAACCGAGATTGACAATTTCTTAAACAGTTATAGCTACTAA